In a genomic window of Myotis daubentonii chromosome X, mMyoDau2.1, whole genome shotgun sequence:
- the MXRA5 gene encoding matrix-remodeling-associated protein 5 — translation MVRAHRSRRSWLWKDRSPGPTHPDKMPRPRAPWRALSAVLILAWAAPPPAARACPHPCSCYVPTEVHCTFRSLAAVPAGIANHVERINLGFNSIQALAEGSFAGLTKLELMLVHGNNIPSIPDGALRDLRALQVLKFSYNKLRVLGAHTLRGLRSLVRLHLDHNQLEFLHPQAFLGLTSLRLLHLEGNLLRQLHPGTFATLALLGHFPLSNVRHLYLAENRLRALPEGLLRTLPLLDNLYLQGNPWACDCEMRWLPAWAAQAPGILKCKKDKAYEGGQLCATCSSPTALRGHEIHTLDSIPCARPSIVSPLRANATAGSSAEEDRDEDEDGDGPPPPATDPPSPPWAISLNMTDEHGNTVSLACEIRRPSGLGRVQLNQTESQGLDVNATVALDLECPMTRENYERLWKLIAYYSEVPVTLHQEPVPGPDAGVDTYQYRQDADDDALYYTGVRARVLARPAWVLQPRIDLQLNRRRSTSKKVLLSYQSRFSLTVSGTDAGQSRGRSWVMIEPGRDVRRAQTVLEGSPCQLSCNVKASESPSISWVLPDGSVLKAPTDDPDGRFSILTSGWLRIKSTERADSGVYQCVARVKDETDRLAYRVLVQPRTVRPTEGHAVTVAKNPGEPLELPCQALAVPEAQLSWILPNQRIVHELANTSHAYVLPNGTLSIPAVRVGDGGYYRCVAVNQQGADQFTVGVTVSRKGSGGASKRGRRPGGKALARPRGGVVEDEGGSGVGGDDTPSSSRVLHPKDQKVFLRPKEDPKTKKGRRKPKPWKHAEREPEATIAEGRRAFESRRRVNVASKQINPDHWADILARVRGRNAPKGTGGPEAAVETATAPSESGEATPVPPVASPPSVSPSAAAQTTASAEEFSADALSFGEEEPVSRTASAPGRRPDRGRAGVLTAEANATGTHLRESDDGDDEVPAETQGLPQMAVDSQWTVATTGTSDMPYESSTPQILDPAYEESTGDHIATDDWSTVDVGPNIATDDWSTIGIGPMPEPTSRENASPSVATSWGESDLMPSVDPALDEDQTEGQASRLDTPTPTLAVVESGPSERSGDLATRGHKEEEADVPQFVSHGFSPQGSPWITTGTEENSRKLPEGDTPERGPTSSRGSERKRQGVESVESTASLGSLVDEGPVAVGTIAPTPEVTWPSAPTTAPPSQKRPHGRRRPRPHRFRHRHKPTPPSTFIPTATFSAGPADVPGAKTPGRVDGSLVPTSWGESTVGIPKQVDPVTKGTPWRKHGRRPNKHRYGTSTASPAASTAQPSPSSEKTATDGTTPRPETALVSTTVSQRTGDPRETTRAAEYRTTTPKMHVSRDATQETTPATYMPVSDGKETENSSVYNVHDNISESVTDVTSPPGFEVPAAGEIKKESRPSSVPGTESWTPPRTAPPGGPQTDTPVPPSLETLTHPSSFSQDSGDPDLPSDVPPSLALSTQEDVVASTARSTDVEATSRWAGSTIRGRGPHETTPAPVRPATRPQHPVLTPAPVGESATPFAPTSLGEPTTTTEPAHLTSSPPPPTSTGPKDRVLLNSVGGPEPQTAPGKKEEVTQHTWWRGNELSTPSPKRGPFHVTPKQEAGREVLDERTKDIVLRGPDGHHHPGGRVQVLHQPARAPPRGTTRPPHGTTQSPFRYLATFQPPRHGTNKPGITAYPSRVLSDKKPWTTTTFSSPATAGPWRTSTPHKVTDHGADRFHGHSRGFGHNSLPDLRDPVGRPPNARVPHHSDGRFPFFSNRTFSFPQLGVTPKTQPPTSPAPGLRDRAVNPGAYNRIHTQTITHVDFGPPAPPSLPRPRTVSPPSTNVQNSPVVYPTRNAVPFLTSPGPPSGSFHPSGSKLFSAGGPPASKFWTLGEKPQITTKSPQTVTVTAETDVAIPCEATGKPKPFVTWTKVSTGALMTPNTRVQRFEVLKNGTFVIRQVQVQDRGQYVCTAQNLHGVDRRAVLLSVSVQQPQILASHYQDVTVYLGDTIAMECLARGTPAPQISWIFPDRRVWHAVSPVEGRVTLHANRTLSIKEASFADRGVYKCVASNTAGADSLAIRLHVAALPPVIHQEKWENISLPPGLSVHIHCSAKAAPPPAVRWVLRDGTHIRPSQFLRGNLFVFPNGTLYIRNLAPKDSGRYECVAANLVGSARRTVELTVRRAAAAANARITGTSPQRTNVHYGGTLRLDCSASGDPWPRILWRLPSKQMIDTFFSLDPRVRVFANGTLVVTSVTDRDAGDYLCVARNQVGDDFVVLRVNVVMRPARIEQREANDHRVLYGGDLKVDCVASGLPNPEISWSLPDGSLVNSLLQADDSGARTKRYVVFNNGTLYFNEVGLREEGDYTCVAENQVGKDEMTVRVKVMTAPPSIRNKTYAVVRVPYGDVATVACDAKGEPPPTVAWLSPANKLIPSSSDKYQIYQDGTLLIQKAQRSDSGNYTCVARNTAGEDRKGVWIQVHVQAPRINGLPDALTTVREVAPAGSRKLIDCRAQGVPTPMVFWAFPEGVVLPAPYFGNRVTIHRNGTLDIRSLRKSDSVQLTCIGRNEGGEAKMTVQLTVLEAAERPGFHDPVDEKIVAAAGHTISLNCSAFGTPTPTLVWVLPNGTELPGGQQLQRFFHKRDGRLHISGLSAADAGAYRCVARNAAGHTERLVALKVGASPPPPEAQKQYRNLVSIVHGETLQLHCAPPGSRQGTRQARISWTLPNGASLQGIQTRGRTSLWDNGTLTVREASVFDRGTYVCKADTEYGPSVVTFPVIVIAYPPRITSEPTPVIYTRAGGTVKMSCMAMGLPKAEITWELPDRSHLTAGTQARLYGHRFLHPQGSLTIQQVTQRDAGFYKCTAKNLLGTDSKTTYIHVY, via the exons GTCGCCAGGGCCCACGCACCCCGACAAGATGCCACGCCCCCGCGCGCCCTGGCGAGCGCTGTCCGCGGTGCTGATCCTGGCGTGGGCGGCGCCACCTCCCGCGGCGCGCGCCTGCCCGCACCCTTGCTCCTGCTACGTGCCCACCGAAGTCCACTGCACGTTCCGGTCCTTGGCAGCCGTGCCCGCGGGCATCGCCAACCACGTGGAGAGGATCAACCTGGG GTTTAACAGCATCCAGGCCTTGGCGGAGGGCTCGTTCGCGGGGCTGACCAAGCTGGAGCTGATGCTGGTCCACGGCAACAACATCCCCAGCATCCCCGACGGGGCGCTCCGGGACCTCCGCGCTCTCCAG GTCCTCAAGTTCAGCTACAACAAGCTGCGCGTCCTGGGCGCCCACACCCTGCGCGGCCTGCGGAGCCTGGTGCGGCTGCACCTGGACCACAACCAGCTGGAGTTCCTGcacccgcaggccttcctgggccTGACGTCCCTGCGGCTGCTGCACCTGGAGGGCAACCTGCTGCGGCAGCTGCACCCCGGCACCTTCGCCACCCTCGCCCTCCTGGGCCACTTCCCGCTCTCCAACGTGCGGCACCTGTACCTGGCGGAGAACCGGCTGCGGGCGCTCCCCGAGGGGCTGCTGCGCACCCTGCCGCTGCTGGACAACCTGTACCTGCAGGGCAACCCCTGGGCCTGCGACTGCGAGATGCGCTGGCTCCCGGCCTGGgcggcccaggccccag GGATCCTCAAATGCAAGAAAGACAAGGCCTACGAGGGCGGCCAGCTCTGTGCCACCTGCTCCAGCCCGACAGCCTTGCGCGGACACGAGATCCACACCCTCGATAGCATCCCGTGCGCGCGACCGTCCATCGTGTCCCCTCTGAGGGCCAACGCGACCGCCGGCAGCAGCGCCGAGGAGGACCGGGACGAAGACGAGGACGGCGACGGCCCGCCGCCCCCCGCGACGGACCCGCCGTCCCCACCGTGGGCCATCTCGCTGAACATGACGGACGAGCACGGCAACACGGTGAGCCTGGCCTGCGAGATCAGGAGGCCGTCGGGCCTGGGCCGGGTCCAGCTGAACCAGACCGAGTCCCAGGGCCTGGACGTCAACGCCACGGTCGCCCTGGACCTGGAGTGCCCCATGACGCGGGAGAACTACGAAAGGCTGTGGAAGCTCATCGCCTACTACAGCGAGGTGCCCGTCACGCTGCACCAGGAGCCcgtgcccgggccggacgccggAGTAGACACCTACCAGTACAGGCAGGACGCCGACGACGACGCCCTGTACTACACGGGCGTCCGGGCCCGCGTCCTGGCCCGGCCGGCCTGGGTCCTGCAGCCGCGCATCGACCTGCAGCTCAACCGCCGGCGGAGCACGTCCAAGAAAGTTCTGCTGTCCTACCAATCTCGGTTCTCCCTCACCGTGTCCGGCACCGACGCCGGGCAGTCCCGCGGCCGCAGCTGGGTCATGATCGAGCCCGGGCGAGACGTGCGGAGAGCCCAGACGGTCCTCGAAGGGTCTCCGTGCCAGCTCAGCTGCAACGTGAAGGCGTCCGAGAGCCCCTCCATCTCCTGGGTGCTCCCCGACGGCTCCGTGCTGAAGGCGCCCACGGACGACCCGGACGGAAGGTTCTCCATCCTGACCAGCGGCTGGCTGAGGATAAAATCGACGGAGCGGGCCGACTCGGGCGTCTACCAGTGCGTGGCCCGGGTGAAGGACGAGACGGACCGCCTGGCGTACCGGGTCCTCGTGCAGCCTCGCACGGTGCGGCCCACGGAGGGACACGCGGTGACCGTCGCCAAGAACCCCGGGGAGCCCCTGGAGCTGCCTTGCCAGGCGCTGGCCGTCCCCGAGGCCCAGCTCAGCTGGAttctccccaaccagaggatCGTCCACGAGTTGGCCAACACCTCCCACGCCTACGTCTTGCCCAACGGGACGCTCTCCATCCCCGCGGTCCGCGTGGGCGACGGAGGCTACTACCGATGCGTGGCCGTCAACCAGCAAGGGGCCGACCAGTTCACGGTGGGGGTCACCGTGAGCAGGAAAGGGTCGGGCGGGGCGTCCAAACGAGGCCGGCGCCCGGgtgggaaggccctggccaggcccagagggGGTGTCGTCGAGGACGAAGGGGGCTCGGGCGTCGGCGGGGACGATACCCCGTCGTCGAGCAGGGTCCTGCACCCAAAGGACCAGAAGGTGTTTCTCCGCCCGAAGGAGGACCCCAAGACCAAGAAGGGGCGAAGGAAGCCAAAACCCTGGAAGCACGCCGAGAGGGAGCCCGAGGCCACCATCGCCGAGGGCCGCAGGGCCTTCGAGTCCCGGCGGAGGGTCAACGTGGCCAGCAAGCAGATCAACCCCGACCACTGGGCGGATATCTTAGCCCGGGTCCGTGGGAGGAACGCCCCCAAGGGCACGGGCGGGCCCGAGGCCGCCGTGGAGACGGCCACCGCGCCGTCGGAGAGCGGAGAGGCCACGCCCGTCCCGCCCGTCGCGTCTCCTCCCTCGGTGTCCCCGTCGGCGGCGGCCCAGACGACAGCCAGCGCTGAGGAATTCTCGGCGGATGCTCTGTCATTTGGGGAGGAAGAGCCGGTTTCCAGGACCGCTTCCGCCCCCGGGAGGAGGCCCGACCGAGGCCGGGCTGGCGTCCTCACGGCTGAAGCCAACGCGACCGGCACCCATCTGCGAGAATCCGACGACGGCGACGATGAGGTTCCTGCAGAGACCCAGGGTCTACCTCAGATGGCCGTGGACTCCCAGTGGACCGTGGCCACGACAGGGACGTCGGATATGCCTTACGAGTCTTCGACGCCACAGATCCTGGACCCGGCCTATGAGGAGTCCACCGGTGATCACATCGCCACGGATGACTGGTCTACCGTAGATGTCGGCCCCAACATCGCCACGGACGACTGGTCTACCATAGGCATTGGGCCTATGCCAGAGCCTACGTCCCGTGAGAATGCGTCTCCCTCGGTGGCCACCTCCTGGGGCGAATCGGACCTCATGCCATCCGTGGACCCAGCATTGGATGAGGATCAGACAGAAGGACAGGCGTCCAGACTTGACACTCCAACGCCCACCTTGGCCGTGGTTGAGTCAGGGCCATCAGAGCGATCTGGCGATCTCGCAACACGAGGACACAAAGAGGAAGAGGCGGACGTCCCCCAGTTCGTGAGCCATGGTTTCAGCCCTCAAGGCAGCCCATGGATCACAACGGGCACAGAGGAGAACTCGCGGAAGCTTCCGGAAGGAGACACGCCGGAGAGGGGGCCCACCAGCTCCCGTGGATCCGAGAGGAAGCGTCAGGGCGTTGAGTCTGTCGAATCGACTGCGTCGCTTGGCTCTCTAGTTGACGAGGGCCCCGTCGCCGTCGGCACCATCGCGCCCACCCCAGAGGTCACCTGGCCATCTGCGCCCACCACCGCTCCCCCTTCCCAAAAAAGGCCCCACGGGAGGAGGAGGCCGCGGCCCCACAGATTCCGACACCGGCATAAGCCAACCCCACCCTCGACGTTCATCCCCACAGCCACCTTCTCGGCTGGACCCGCCGACGTACCCGGAGCCAAGACCCCCGGGCGAGTGGATGGTTCGCTGGTTCCTACCTCCTGGGGGGAGAGTACGGTTGGGATCCCCAAACAGGTGGACCCCGTAACCAAGGGGACCCCATGGAGGAAGCACGGTAGGAGGCCAAACAAACACCGATATGGCACCTCGACAGCGAGCCCCGCGGCCTctacagcccagcccagtccgTCTTCGGAAAAGACGGCTACAGATGGTACCACTCCCCGGCCGGAAACGGCCCTGGTGTCTACAACCGTCTCCCAGAGAACTGGGGACCCCCGTGAGACCACTAGAGCGGCAGAATACAGGACCACCACCCCCAAGATGCACGTGTCTCGCGATGCAACCCAAGAGACAACGCCAGCCACGTACATGCCCGTATCGGACGGAAAAGAAACGGAGAATTCAAGTGTCTACAACGTCCATGACAACATAAGCGAGTCCGTCACTGATGTCACATCACCTCCTGGCTTTGAGGTCCCCGCCGCGGGGGAAATTAAGAAGGAATCCCGTCCTTCCAGCGTTCCAGGCACGGAGAGCTGGACTCCACCGAGGACAGCCCCGCCTGGGGGTCCGCAGACAGACACCCCCGTGCCCCCCTCTTTGGAGACCCTCACGCACCCCTCATCCTTTTCCCAAGACTCGGGGGACCCGGATCTCCCCTCTGatgtccccccttccctggcGCTCTCTACACAGGAAGACGTTGTTGCTTCCACTGCTCGGAGCACAGATGTAGAGGCGACTTCACGTTGGGCCGGATCCACCATCCGTGGCCGGGGTCCTCACGAAACCACCCCGGCTCCCGTCCGTCCCGCAACGCGACCCCAGCATCCCGTCCTCACTCCGGCCCCCGTGGGGGAGTCAGCGACCCCGTTCGCACCCACGAGTCTTGGGGAGCCAACCACTACCACCGAGCCCGCCCATCTCACGTCGAGCCCGCCACCTCCAACGTCAACGGGTCCCAAGGACCGCGTCCTCCTCAATTCTGTGGGGGGCCCCGAACCCCAAACTGCCCCCgggaagaaggaggaggtgaCCCAGCACACGTGGTGGCGAGGAAACGAATTATCCACCCCCTCGCCCAAGAGGGGTCCATTTCACGTCACCCCGaaacaggaggcagggagggaagtcTTAGACGAGAGGACGAAGGACATTGTTCTACGCGGCCCCGATGGTCACCACCATCCCGGTGGGAGAGTCCAAGTTCTCCACCAACCGGCCAGAGCTCCCCCGAGAGGGACGACGAGGCCACCCCACGGGACCACCCAGAGCCCCTTCAGATACCTCGCGACGTTCCAGCCCCCTCGCCACGGGACCAACAAGCCGGGCATCACCGCGTACCCCTCCAGGGTTTTGTCGGACAAGAAGCCCTGGACGACGACAACGTTCTCCAGCCCGGCCACCGCGGGCCCGTGGCGCACGTCCACGCCTCACAAGGTCACGGACCACGGGGCGGACCGATTCCACGGCCACTCCAGAGGGTTTGGGCACAACAGCCTCCCGGATCTGAGAGACCCCGTGGGCCGGCCGCCCAACGCAAGGGTCCCTCATCACTCCGACGGAAGATTCCCTTTCTTCTCCAACCGGACGTTCTCTTTCCCACAGTTGGGCGTCACCCCAAAGacccagccccccacctcccccgccccagggctGAGAGACAGAGCCGTCAACCCGGGTGCCTACAATCGGATCCACACTCAGACCATCACCCACGTGGACTTTGGCCCGCCAGCACCCCCGTCACTGCCCCGTCCCAGGACCGTGTCCCCCCCTTCCACCAACGTCCAGAACAGCCCGGTGGTCTACCCCACCCGGAACGCCGTCCCCTTCCTGACTTCCCCCGGCCCTCCGTCCGGAAGCTTCCATCCGAGCGGCTCCAAGCTCTTCTCCGCGGGGGGGCCGCCGGCGTCTAAATTCTGGACCCTTGGAGAGAAGCCACAGATCACCACCAAGTCCCCCCAGACCGTGACCGTCACGGCCGAGACCGACGTCGCCATCCCGTGCGAGGCCACGGGGAAGCCCAAGCCTTTTGTCACCTGGACCAAGGTTTCTACAG GCGCCCTCATGACACCCAACACCCGGGTCCAGCGCTTCGAGGTCCTGAAGAACGGAACCTTCGTCATCCGCCAGGTCCAAGTCCAGGACCGCGGCCAGTACGTGTGCACCGCCCAGAACCTGCACGGCGTGGACCGGCGCGCGGTCCTGCTCTCGGTGTCGGTCCAGCAGCCCCAGATCCTCGCCTCCCACTACCAGGACGTCACCGTCTACCTGGGCGACACCATCGCCatggagtgcctggccaggggCACCCCCGCGCCCCAGATCTCCTGGATCTTCCCGGACCGCCGGGTGTGGCACGCCGTGTCCCCCGTGGAGGGCCGGGTCACGCTGCACGCAAACCGCACCCTCTCCATCAAAGAGGCCTCCTTTGCCGACCGCGGCGTGTACAAGTGCGTCGCCAGCAACACGGCGGGCGCGGACAGCCTGGCCATCCGCCTCCACgtggcggccctgccccccgtgATCCACCAGGAAAAGTGGGAGAACATCTCGCTGCCCCCTGGGCTCAGCGTCCACATCCACTGCAGCGCCAAGGCCGCGCCCCCGCCCGCGGTGCGCTGGGTGCTCCGCGACGGCACCCACATCCGCCCCTCCCAGTTCCTCCGCGGGAATCTCTTCGTCTTCCCCAACGGGACCCTCTACATCCGCAACCTGGCGCCCAAGGACAGCGGGCGCTACGAGTGCGTGGCCGCCAACCTGGTGGGCTCCGCGCGCAGGACGGTGGAGCTGACGGTGCggcgcgcggcggcggcggccaacGCGCGCATCACGGGCACCTCCCCGCAGAGGACCAACGTGCACTACGGGGGGACGCTCCGGCTGGACTGCAGCGCCTCGGGGGACCCCTGGCCGCGCATCCTGTGGAGGCTGCCGTCCAAGCAGATGATTGACACCTTCTTCAG ctTGGACCCCCGCGTCCGGGTGTTCGCCAACGGGACCCTGGTGGTCACCTCCGTCACCGACAGAGACGCGGGCGACTACCTGTGCGTCGCCCGCAACCAGGTGGGCGACGACTTCGTGGTCCTGCGGGTCAACGTGGTCATGCGACCCGCCAGGATCGAGCAGCGGGAGGCCAACGACCACCGGGTCCTGTACGGGGGGGACCTCAAGGTGGACTGCGTGGCCTCCGGCCTCCCCAACCCCGAGATCTCCTGGAGCCTCCCCGACGGGAGCCTGGTGAACTCCCTCCTGCAGGCGGACGACAGCGGCGCCCGCACCAAGCGCTACGTCGTGTTCAACAACGGCACCCTCTACTTCAACGAGGTGGGCCTGCGCGAGGAGGGGGACTACACCTGCGTGGCCGAGAACCAGGTGGGCAAGGACGAGATGACGGTGCGCGTCAAGGTCATGACGGCGCCCCCCTCCATCAGGAACAAGACCTACGCGGTCGTCCGCGTCCCCTACGGCGACGTGGCCACCGTGGCCTGTGACGCCAAAGGGGAGCCCCCGCCCACGGTGGCCTGGCTGTCCCCCGCCAACAAGCTCATCCCCAGCTCCTCCGACAAGTACCAGATCTACCAGGACGGGACCCTGCTCATCCAGAAAGCCCAGCGCTCCGACAGCGGCAACTACACGTGCGTCGCGCGCAACACGGCCGGCGAGGACCGCAAGGGGGTGTGGATCCAAGTCCACGTCCAGGCCCCCAGGATTAACGGGCTCCCCGACGCCCTGACCACCGTGCGCGAGGTGGCCCCCGCGGGGAGCCGCAAGCTCATCGACTGCCGGGCCCAAGGCGTCCCCACCCCGATGGTCTTCTGGGCGTTCCCCGAGGGGGTCGTCCTGCCCGCGCCTTATTTCGGCAACCGGGTGACCATCCACCGGAACGGGACGCTGGACATCAGGAGCCTGAGGAAGAGCGACTCGGTCCAGCTGACGTGCATCGGGCGCAACGAGGGCGGCGAGGCCAAGATGACGGTGCAGCTCACCGTCCTGGAGGCCGCGGAGAGGCCGGGGTTCCACGACCCGGTGGACGAGAAGATCGTGGCGGCGGCCGGCCACACCATCAGCCTCAACTGCTCGGCGTTCGGCACCCCGACACCCACGCTGGTGTGGGTCCTGCCCAACGGAACCGAGCTCCCCGGcggccagcagctgcagcggtTCTTCCACAAACGCGACGGGCGGCTCCACATCAGCGGCCTGTCGGCGGCGGACGCGGGCGCCTACCGCTGCGTCGCGCGCAACGCGGCCGGACACACGGAGCGCCTGGTGGCCCTCAAGGTGGGCgcctccccgccgccgcccgagGCCCAGAAGCAGTACCGCAACCTGGTGAGCATCGTCCACGGGGAGACCCTGCAGCTCCACTGCGCGCCCCCGGGGAGCCGCCAGGGGACCCGCCAGGCGCGCATCTCCTGGACGCTGCCCAACGGGGCGTCGCTGCAGGGGATCCAAACGCGGGGGCGCACGTCCCTGTGGGACAACGGTACCCTCACCGTGCGGGAGGCGTCCGTGTTCGACCGGGGGACCTACGTGTGCAAGGCGGACACGGAGTACGGCCCTTCCGTGGTCACCTTCCCCGTCATCGTCATCGCCTACCCGCCCCGGATCACCAGCGAGCCCACGCCCGTCATCTACACGCGCGCGGGCGGCACCGTGAAGATGAGCTGCATGGCGATGGGGCTCCCCAAAGCCGAGATCACCTGGGAGCTCCCCGACAGGTCGCACCTGACCGCGGGCACCCAAGCGCGCCTGTACGGGCACAGGTTCCTTCACCCGCAGGGGTCCCTGACCATCCAGCAGGTGACGCAGAGGGACGCGGGCTTCTACAAGTGCACGGCCAAGAACCTCCTGGGCACGGACTCCAAGACGACCTACATCCACGTCTATTAA